In Nicotiana tabacum cultivar K326 chromosome 11, ASM71507v2, whole genome shotgun sequence, a single window of DNA contains:
- the LOC107812330 gene encoding uncharacterized protein LOC107812330 — protein MAFRMRYWKSVVNAVEANRSFPSSTAPKFATATSGGSMHNANPTPPKSKFSMSGDLAPVYVLGGTLSVAIALCLFTMKQQLFHGPGVYISKKKRENLAEVDFPDATAGSANKYIDKSVLRKVGRIQEPNPAFDLDPYTRPRKVESLKSVGA, from the exons ATGGCCTTCAGAATG AGGTACTGGAAATCTGTGGTGAATGCTGTGGAGGCAAATCGTTCATTTCCTTCTTCTACTGCTCCAAAATTTGCTACTGCTACTAGTGGTGGTTCTATGCATAATGCCAATCCTACACCCCCTAAATCCAA GTTTTCTATGAGTGGGGATTTGGCACCAGTGTATGTATTGGGTGGAACCTTATCAGTGGCAATAGCATTGTGTTTATTCACAATGAAACAGCAATTGTTTCATGGCCCAGGAGTTTATATCAgcaaaaagaagagagaaaatctAGCTGAAGTTGATTTTCCAGATGCAACAGCTGGCTCTGCTAATAAGTATATTGACAAATCTGTCTTGAGGAAAGTTGGCCGAATCCAGGAGCCTAATCCTGCCTTTGACCTTGACCCTTACACCAG GCCAAGAAAAGTTGAGTCCCTGAAATCAGTTGGAGCTTGA